The genomic interval AAAATACACGTCTGCCATCAGCATGAGCAGTTTGTGCCAACTTAGATGAGCCTTTACTTCATTCTGGGTTCCTGCTTTAATACTAACAGAGACACAGTCGTTCTGTGTTCCTGCCAACTTTGTAGGGTTGTCAAAACCTGGCTCTTTGCCAGATCTTCTTCACCATTTTGTTGCCTTTTCCATGCATGCACCCCCATCCCTGAGTGCCTCAACCGTCCGTGAACCTGCCCTAGGAGAGCTAAACCATATCCTGGGGACATTTTCCAAATATCTACTTTTTTACTTCAGAACTTACCTCCCAAAGGTCAAAGCATGCATTTGCATTCTACTCTCTGCAGGCTAACCTAAGCAACTTCCGTATAGATGCTTGAGGGTGGTTCACTCTGAAACACCTCACAGGAAACGTTCTGGGTAAACCTCAAATGCTTAAACCCCTGGAGAGACCAAAACCGAGAAGGTCCCACACCAGAGCAGGTCACCAGGAGAGGCTGTATCAGGCAGGGGCCTCTGGTTTCTGTGGCTCACGTACTGTTAGAGCAGCTTTCTCTAACCCGGGCACAGGGCTGGCCTGGTTGTCACCCCACTGAAAGCACCACGATTTCACTGATCCACAGAGAGCCAGTCCTTCTGGGAAGATCTCACCTGACTCTGGAGATCACAGGATTTCTTGGCCTGGAGGATCTGAGGCATATCCCAAATGTAGCATCCCATGCCTTTCAGCCGATTCAAGTCATCCTTATACACGTTCTGCAGGAAAGAAGGGATGATGAGAGGTGACAGGTACTAACTGAATTTACAATCGGGCATTTTGATAATTTCCCATCAGCCATTGGCTGTGCTGAGTGCTTAGCAGTCATAGGGTGGGCCCCGCACCAGCTGGAGGGCTTTCCCGCTCCGACCTAAAGAAGcctaggaggagaggaagagctaAAGTTTTGTCTGGAGTAAAAAACAGGTTAAATATTTAACACAGGGGTCACATGGCTCAGAGGGGATTCTCACACCAAAAAGTGGTTACGCGTGCCACTGTGCTTTAAAAAGCAGTACAATTTATGAAAACGGGGACAAGTGGAGCATAGGGGGCCAAGACACGGTTGAGTGAAGGTGTAACTAAGTCAAGCTGCAGAAAGGGCATCGTACATTGCTCAGGATGTCCTGCATGCTGTGGGCCCGAATTACGCCGGGTTCTTCCGGGAGAGACATCCACTGGTGGAAGTAGTGTTGGTACTCTAGGTCACGGAGGATGTACTGACAGTGTTTGGCCAGCCCGTGATTCATCATATCGATGGGGATGTGCACATTTGCTTTGGTATCCGCATAATCTCTTCTGTAGTTCAATTaagccccctttttttaaagacaaaaagaaggattaaaatgttaattattcagATCCATCTCTCTCGGGGTCTTATCCCTAGTATAGATCAGTACCTTTAGGATGAACAAAGGCTaaagaagatactttttaaatagattcttCATTCCCAATGTCCCTTCCTTTCAAAACACAGGGGTAAGTAGTCACCTTgttgctttctcctttttccaaacaCAGGTACTTCACTGTGGGTTTGGAAgtgcagaagggaaggaaagggaggaaagccCATAGTTACCAATGGTaactggcaggggtggggatgaatctcagggaaggaatgACTCCTTCCTCACCACCCCATGCCTCTCTCAACCGAAGAACGGGTCACAAACAGACCCCCTAATAGCACCCTCCAGGGTACAAATCCTCCGTCACAGTGAGCTTTGCTTTGCTTACTGCACTACTCGTCTTTTGGAAATCCAGGCACTGGACCACACCAGGGAACTCACTGATTTCTTTTCCAGCCAGGTAGTGGCCCTTCTGCTTCTCATATGTCTCTTTGTATTTAAGCTGTGAAGTAGGCACAACTTAGTTGAGAATCTCTGGGATTTTTGGACCAGCTCCCCAGAGAAGACTCTTAAATGCACGGAGGAAAAACCACCACTGACCTCGCTGTTCACATAGTTGGCATGCTTAGCTCCCACGATGGGAATGTAGCGCCTATGCAAGGTGCAGCCGTAAGCGTTGGTCCCTTCTCAAGCCCCTTTGTACAGTATCTGGAACAAAGGAATATGTGTCAGCAAGTTTGCAGTCAACTTCCTTCAGGTATtgctaaaaagaaaatggtaaaaccaaggtaaaatatttatgtttaaaggCCAAGAGCCCTTACTGCGTCTACCTAAGAGTATGGGAGAATCTTCTATCTTACTGCAGATTGAATCTACAAACACCAGGGTGTTCTAGGACATCTATAACAGAGAATAACTGTATTTAAAGTTATGGTAAAAGTGGAAATACATTTTCACATAGGTAGAGAATCACCAAAGACTGCTTCCCATTGggcatacacacagacacagggcacgcgcgcacacacacacacatcatcctTAAATCAGCTGAATTAAATTAGTCTTCCGTCTGTTGGCTGGAGATATTTATACATGACTGCCAGAGAGGGACTggcctttcctctcttttccctgtTAGTGGGTGTTCAGTCCTCTGCGCACCTACAGCTGGTATAGCACCTGCTACCTTATTATCTATTTGCCTGTCCATCTCCCTCATTGGCATGGGCTCCTGAGGGGCTTCTCTTACTGAGTGTTAGCCCCGTAGCACTTCCTCCAATGCCTGGCCCATTACTGgagctcaaaaagaaaaataccagctGAATAAATGCTACTTCTAATAAACAACAGCAGTTATTTCTAAGAAGATTAAATGCAATGATAGGTCTTTTAAGTTCAGTTGTTCACAAAATCAGCCAAGAAGATGAATTAAGAGCTTAAAATTAAGAACTGAGttgtaaatcaaataaaatagaacttaCAGTACTGTAGAGTTTTCTCATGTCTTTGGAGTGGGTGATATATGGTGTATCTGGAGAAAATAGATACTTGCCCTTCAATactttattaaatgtttctttatgttttacctaacaagagaaaacaagacaaaaccaatCCACATCTTTGGtcaatataaatgcatatttaaagttTCATAgtttcggggcagcccgggtggctcagcggtttagtgccgccttcaggccagggcatgatcctggagacccgggatcgagtccggcatcgggctccctgcgtggagcctgcttctccctctgcctgtgtctctgcctctctctgtgtatctctcatgaataaataaaatctttaaaaaaaataaaaaaataaagtttcatagTTTCTACCCAAAAAGATAATAACCAGTCTACATTTGGAGATTTAAAACAAACTAATTGGTTAGATTTCAGTTCATTTTGCCTAATACAATAATTTGGACAAGAATatggatgctttttaaaagaagaaatgggtaggaaatatcagaaagggagacagaacatgaaagactcctaactctgggaaacaaactaggggtggtggaaggggaggagggcaggggttgggggtgactgggtgacaggtactgaggtgggcacttgatgggatgagcaatgggtgttattctgtatgctggcaagttgaacaccaataaaaaataaatttattatttaaaaaaataaaaaaaataaaacctgcattctcactctgaaaaaaaaatgttcgtACAGTACATCTCTTACTAGGGACTTTAAAGACATGCCCACCAGAGATGATCTTCTAGTTTCCTGCCCCACTGTCCATTTTCTTACAAGCAGTTACCTGGAGGTGAGCAAATGCAGTCAATGACACACAATGAACTCCCCAGTCCATGCACACAtcactatacacaaagaaaacTTACATCACTTTGACTGACTGAGTTAATCTTCACCAAAACAATCTCTGGAGGATCCACCACACTTGTGAAGTTAGGACAGTTGTCGAGATCAGCCTTCTTGTATTTTATCTGCAAGGAAACAGAGATGATTAAGACTGGTCTCCTTCCAGTGGGTACCTGCCCCCACATGACAGGCAAGGCGGCCAGGCATTAGGTAAGAACAGGGTTTGTGTACCTGATTCACCATTTCCTGGTTCTTCGTAACCCTCACGTAGTCCACAGAGTCCACGGGTATCCAGACAATGCCACGGAGCCACTCCAGGTCAGCCTTGTAGACATCCTGAGAGCAGGAAGAGAGATACAACGCAGGCATAAATGACTCAGGCACAGGATTCCAGACTGTAGGTCTGAAGCAACTTTTTCAGGAGCTTTTTAAGGATTTCCCTCTAGTGACTGTCATCTCTTGATGCAATCATGATTTCACCTGTTCACCAGAGAGGTATCCTGTGAGCCTATTATTATGAGCAAAGTACTGTACTAGGTGCTTTCAGAGATAAGTACAAAGGAATCTGGTGTGAAGAGAAGTCCTTTATAAGTGGAGAGTGTAACAGCAAGAACACTCAAGGGCTATGGGAGCTACGGGCAGGGAGCCATTGTATCTAGCATTGAGTCCAAGGAAGGGTTTTACCAGGGAGGGTGGGTTTTTAGAaggatttatatttaattacttgGTACGTGGGAAATTTAGACTAACTACACAAAGGAAGTGATACAACTAAATGCTCCTGTGTGGTAGAGTAGGGGACACATGCCCCTGGCCAGGCCtagctctccccctccccaccccacatcaaCCACAATGGAGCTGCTGATCTGGTTAAATGTCCATGACCATCGTTCTGCTGCAGCAACAGGGAGGTGGCAAGTTCAAGCTCACCACCTGGTGGCAGGCAGCCTCTGATTTCCTGTTTCCAAAGTGGTAATGAGAAGACCAGGTGGGTTAGCTCCAGGGTATGTCTGAGCATCAGGTCGATGCATGGAGTTTCTGTTCCTTAGGAACTGCTGGCGGCAGCTACACGTCTGGGCTCAGGCCTCACTGCAAGGTGGCCTAGGTCATGTATTCTCTTCCCTACCCTCACCCAAAGCTCTGTGCAAGCAGATTCTGGGCCCTCAGGTAGTTTATcaggattttgtttctcttttgctttgaTTCTTTGCAAGCAAGTCCTACATCAACGCCTGAAGAAGAGACGCTTGGCAAAGGGCATACCCAGGTCTTTGCCTACACTAACTACAACCCCCATTTACTCTCCATTCTCACCCCaagccatttattattttaaatcagctGATAATCTCCCAGGCCAATGTGAGATGTTGGTGATGTCAAAGatgatgcaaaaacaaaaaaaacaaccaatgaaAAAAATTGGCTTTGAACGATACTCGGAAATAAGTCGTCAAAAAGGCAAAGCTGTCAATCACTGCTCCTGGTTTTTCTCTACAAAAGATTCAGCCTCAGTTCCCTTCTGGGAACAAATTCAGTATTTATGGCTCAAAGTTTCAAAGCCCGGTGCTTCCAGAGTACTGCCTGTAACTCTCTGAGTACACCATACATTCCTAGgtcattaagaaacaaaaattacttaCATTGCTCTGTAGGTCAGAGGCCTTCCTTGCCTGGATAATGTCATTTTGGTCAGGATGACACATCCATTGGTGCAGGTAATTACGGTAATCAATATCACTGACGAGGTCCTGCCCATGCTTGGCAGCCAACACCGACACCATATCAGCGGCTATATATTGATCTTGGCCTTTGTTTTATGGTAGTCCTCTCTGTATAGTCTGTCATTCTGAATCTGGCCTGTGCGCTCAAACCAAACCAGTTTAGGATCATCTCTCATCGTCGAACACCAACATAATGACCTCTTTGTTTTACATGTTCAGCTTTGTAGTTCAGctggtgggagaaaaaaaaatagagattccaTCGGTTGTGACAAGCTCTCAAGGAAAAGGGGAGCTTGAAACATCAGCACACACAGCCCCTCAGCCTTTTGTCACCTGCCTCCccaagaataaagaacaaaaagcactgacataataaatatgaagaaataccgatttaaaagtaggaaaaatacatTCGTTTTCTAATTCTGCCTATGTTTTATTGGAAAGCTTAGAGATTTTAAAGAAGTGAGGGAATAGAAGAGAGTAAACACTCAGACCATAGCTTTTAAAGAAGCCAACAAAACAAACACTCTCAAAGCCCAGAGAGGACCAGAAGGGTAGAGGACTCCAAACATCCCCAGGCCTCCTAGCTCCAGGAGCCCCCAGCGTGCGCTCCTAGAAGGATAAATGACCTCGCTCTGAATGTCACCAGAGTGATGGGCGTGAACAAATGGTACGCGTCTGGAGGCAAAATGTAACCCGTAGCCCGTAGCTTTTTGTTTCTCCCAGCCTTCCTTGTAGAGATAGTAAAAGACAGAGAGCCACAACAGAGCTTAACCTAAGGAGTCAGAAGGGCGCTGGTCATGTGCATACATCTCCCCACTGTTACATTCCGGTCCTCggttccccctcccccgcccaggaGTATCAGGCATCTGGCTGAAACCCATACCTGGTCCAGCATCTGGGCTGTCTCCTGGGCAGTGTGCAGCAAGGGGGTCTCGGTGAGGGTGTA from Canis aureus isolate CA01 chromosome 27, VMU_Caureus_v.1.0, whole genome shotgun sequence carries:
- the LOC144299270 gene encoding nebulin-like translates to MVSVLAAKHGQDLVSDIDYRNYLHQWMCHPDQNDIIQARKASDLQSNDVYKADLEWLRGIVWIPVDSVDYVRVTKNQEMVNQIKYKKADLDNCPNFTSVVDPPEIVLVKINSVSQSDVKHKETFNKVLKGKYLFSPDTPYITHSKDMRKLYSTILYKGA